The Paenibacillus sp. RC334 nucleotide sequence CACGGGAAATCCTAAAGGTGTCGTACATAGCCACGGCTGGGGATTTGCCCATCTGCGGATTACATCCCCTTGGCTGGATATCCAGGCCTCGGATACGGTATGGGCTACAGCTGCGCCAGGATGGCAAAAATGGATTTGGAGTCCGTTTCTATCCGTATTGGGAAATGGAGCCACCGGATTCGTATATAATGGTTCGTTTCGTCCGGGTCGATATTTACAGCTCATGCAGCAGCACGGAATTCAAGTGTTGTGCTGTACCCCAACGGAATACCGGATTATGGCGAAGACGGATGGTCTGGATCAATATGATCTGTCCCAATTGCGCAGCGCAGTTTCTGCGGGAGAGCCACTTAATCAGGAGGTCATTAACAAGTTTCAGGAGCAGTTCAACATTACTATTCGTGACGGTTACGGCCAGACAGAAAGCACTTTGATTATCGGTAATTTGAAGGACGCGCCATTGCGCACAGGTTCAATGGGGAAATCCATTGCGCCGGGACTGGTTGAGATCGTAGACGAGGACGGTGTTCCACTGGCTCCGGGTCAAGTGGGCGATATTGCAGTGCGTGCTGATCTGCCGGCATTATTCCATACGTATTACCTTGATCCAGAGCGCAAAGGTGTCAGTGTCCATGGAGACTATTTTGTTACAGGAGACCGGGCGCGCAAGGACGAGGATGGATACTTCTGGTTTGAAGGACGCGGTGACGATATCATTATTAGCTCCGGTTATACCATCGGTCCCTTCGAAGTGGAGGAAGCGCTCATGAAGCATGACTCTGTACAGGAGTGTGCTGCCGTAGCCAGTCCTGACGAAATCCGGGGACATATTGTAAAAGCCTACGTTGTACTCAAAGCCGGAGTAGAAGGATCACCTGAGTTGGTGAAGGAACTGCAACATCATGTGAAAGCATCGACAGCACCTTACAAGTATCCAAG carries:
- a CDS encoding AMP-binding protein — protein: MTNQQQWLAPEYYNMTSEMEHHDASKTALKWLSETGDYEEITYGELLKKANRLAGGLAGLGFNKGDRVLVVVPRRIIAYVIYLACLKLGLAVIPSSEMLRAKDIAYRLRHSEARGVIAWTGVTGEVDKVDGDLPSLDYRISVSSDDTVAEPGWLELNELMVGQEDTFEAVKTHRDDMAILAYTSGTTGNPKGVVHSHGWGFAHLRITSPWLDIQASDTVWATAAPGWQKWIWSPFLSVLGNGATGFVYNGSFRPGRYLQLMQQHGIQVLCCTPTEYRIMAKTDGLDQYDLSQLRSAVSAGEPLNQEVINKFQEQFNITIRDGYGQTESTLIIGNLKDAPLRTGSMGKSIAPGLVEIVDEDGVPLAPGQVGDIAVRADLPALFHTYYLDPERKGVSVHGDYFVTGDRARKDEDGYFWFEGRGDDIIISSGYTIGPFEVEEALMKHDSVQECAAVASPDEIRGHIVKAYVVLKAGVEGSPELVKELQHHVKASTAPYKYPRKIEFIQELPKTSSGKIRRVELRELEKQSVL